In Streptomyces paludis, the genomic stretch CTGGCCACCGAGATGGGCGGGGCGCTCGCCCTCGCCGACGCCTCGGTGGTCCTGGACATCTACCCGGCCCGCGAGGACCCGGTCCCGGGGGTCACCAGCGCGCTGATCGTCGACGCGGCCGAGGCCGCCGGCGCCGCGGTCACGGCCGTCCACGACAAGGACGCGATCCCGGAGACCGTAGCGGGAATGGCGAAGCCCGGCGATCTCGTTCTCACCATGGGCGCGGGCGATGTCACGGACCTCGGTCCGCTGATCCTGGCGCGTCTGGCCGACTGAGACCGGCCGTGCCGGTCGGCCGAGCCCGGCCGGCCGAGCCGGGCGGACTGTAGGGAGAGAGCGAAATGCCGTACGAGATCGACAAGCCGGACGAGCAGTGGCGCGCGGAGCTGACTCCCGCGGAGTACCGGGTGCTCCGCGAGGCCGGCACCGAGCCCGCCTTCGTCGGTGAGTACACGGACACGAAGACGACCGGCGTCTACTCCTGCCGCGCGTGCGGCGCCGACCTCTTCCGCTCCGACACCAAGTTCGAGTCGCACTGCGGCTGGCCGTCCTTCTACGACCCGAAGGACACGGACGCGGTCGAGCTGATCGAGGACACCTCCCACGGCATGCGCCGGACCGAGGTCCGCTGCGCCCGCTGCGGCTCGCATCTGGGCCATGTCTTCGAGGGCGAGGGGTACGCGACCCCCACCGACCAGCGGTACTGCATCAACAGCATCTCGCTGCGGCTGGCGGCGGACGAGGGCTGACGCCGGGACCGACCGGCTGGACCGACGGGCTGGACCGACAGACGGGCGGACCCCCGGGCGCTGAGGTG encodes the following:
- the msrB gene encoding peptide-methionine (R)-S-oxide reductase MsrB; the protein is MPYEIDKPDEQWRAELTPAEYRVLREAGTEPAFVGEYTDTKTTGVYSCRACGADLFRSDTKFESHCGWPSFYDPKDTDAVELIEDTSHGMRRTEVRCARCGSHLGHVFEGEGYATPTDQRYCINSISLRLAADEG